A single Mangifera indica cultivar Alphonso chromosome 20, CATAS_Mindica_2.1, whole genome shotgun sequence DNA region contains:
- the LOC123203821 gene encoding dCTP pyrophosphatase 1-like has protein sequence MEKNDDKDVSLQELRDMLAEFVEVRGWDQYHSPRNLLLALVGEVGELSEIFQWKGEVARGLPNWSSDDKEHVEEELSDVLLYLVRLADVCGLDLGQAALTKIVKNARKYPIGNQKFST, from the exons ATGGAGaaaaatgatgataaagatgTTTCTCTTCAGGAACTCAGAGACATGCTTGCAGAATTTGTTGAAGTTAGAGGATGGGATCAATACCACAGTCCCAGAAATCTCCTTCTAGCACTA GTGGGGGAGGTTGGAGAGCTTTCTGAAATATTTCAATGGAAGGGAGAAGTGGCAAGGGGACTACCCAATTGGAGTTCTGATGATAAGGAACATGTAGAGGAAGAGCTCTCAGATGTTTTGCTTTATCTAGTTCGTCTTGCTGATGTTTGTGGGCTCGATCTTGGCCAAGCTGCACTTACAAAGATAGTGAAGAATGCGAGAAAATACCCAATTGGCAATCAAAAATTTTCTACCTAA
- the LOC123204918 gene encoding dCTP pyrophosphatase 1-like, producing MEKNDDKDVSLQELRVMLAEFAEVRGWDQYHSPRNLLLALVGEVGELSEIFQWKGEVARGLPNWSSDDKEHLEEELSDVLLYLVRLADVCGLDLGQAALTKIVKNARKYPIGNPKFST from the exons ATGGAGaaaaatgatgataaagatgTTTCTCTTCAGGAACTCAGAGTCATGCTTGCAGAATTTGCTGAAGTTAGAGGATGGGATCAATATCACAGTCCCAGAAATCTTCTTCTAGCACTA GTGGGGGAGGTTGGAGAGCTTTCTGAAATATTTCAATGGAAGGGAGAAGTGGCAAGGGGACTACCCAATTGGAGTTCTGATGATAAGGAACATTTAGAGGAAGAGCTCTCAGATGTTTTGCTTTATCTAGTTCGTCTTGCTGATGTTTGTGGGCTTGATCTTGGCCAAGCTGCACTTACAAAGATAGTGAAGAATGCGAGAAAATACCCAATTGGCAATCCAAAATTTTCGACCTAA